The genomic region AACTGTCTACGCATTTCGGATGATCCCGCCAATATGCTTGGCGATATTGTTTGCCAAGACAAGGTTGTCATAGAGGTCAGTCCCGTTATCAACTGTAATGAATTCCGTGAGCGCGCCAAGCAACGCTGCCATGAAGGAGACGACAAAAAACAGGCTGTCGTCGATCTTGTTATGGAAGAGCTTGAAATTATGCACAACCGAAACGCATAGTGTAGCCGAATTTCTCCTTACTTGACAGGAAACCGGAAAATCATTATCGTACAAGAAGATACTAAGGATATAATCCATTGGAGGTGATTCTGTAAGTGGCAAGTATCGTTATCGATGATTCCGAAAACCTTGAAAAAGCGATTAAGCGTTTTAAGCGCCAAGTTGAAAAAGAGGGAATTATCCGCGAGTGGAAAAAGCGCGAATACTATGAAAAGCCGTCTACTATTTTAAATAGAAAGAAGAAAGCTCTTCAGCGCAAATTAATGAAAAAAAACCGCAAGTCATATGATTCAAAATCATACTAATTTTTAACAATCATCAACAAAGCCGGTTTATCGATTCTAATTTTTATTTATAATGAATTGATAATCGGCTTTGTAATCTTTCTACAAAAAAGCCATCCATATATTTTCAAACACAGTCGGATGTGTTTGCTTGTTGTGATTGTTTTAATCCATAAAATCGCCTATACTATTCTCAACCATCCTCCAAGCTTGTAAAAGGACTTTATTATGGAATATTCAATAGAAAAGTTTGAAACCGGCTACCTTATGGTTAACACATGGGTGTTCCCGTTGAGCGAAAAGAGTGTTGCCGTCATCGATCCCGGCGGATTGAGTCCCGAATTATCCCAGTATTTAGATAAACTTCATCCTACTCACCTTGAAATTATGTTGACACACGGACACTTTGACCATGTCGGCGGTTTGCCTGCCTTAGTAAGAAAATATCCCGATTACCGCTTGTGGATTCACGAAAAAGATGCCGCATATCTTGGCACGACCGGTACGGAAACCCATTTTAAAAGCTTTGCTCCGCTCCATGTTCAAAAACTGATTGAACCGTTGGAAAAGCATCCGCTCCCCGACCCGACAGATTTTTATAAAGAGGGCGATAATGTAAACGGCTTTACCGTGCTGTACACCCCCGGGCATACGCAAGGCTCTATTTGCTTGTGGAGCAAAGAAGCCGGTATTCTTTTCAGCGGTGACACTCTTTTTTACGGTTCCCGCGGCAGAACCGACCTACTCGGCGGTAATGAGATGCAGATATGCCAATCACTCAAGCGGCTTTTTACTGAATTACCCGGAAGCACGCAGGTGTATCCGGGACACGGCTCCAATACGACAATCGAATTTGAAAAGAAATATCAAGGGGCGTACATATAAACGCGCTCCCGTTTCTATATTCGGCCGTCAACAACTTTCAGAATCTGTGCAGCCTTCTCAGTTTTGAGAAATGCTCGTAAGTCGGCAGACTTTTGAGCGCGTTGTTTAACGATTTTCATAATTGCTGCGAGGTCATTGATATAGCCTTGGTTGTTAAAGGCTGAAATTTGTTGCAGCATTTCATATTTCTTTTCGGCAAGTTCGATGAGCATACTCTCCAGCTGGGCTTGCGTCGGCTGACGAAAAGCCTCGTAAATAAGTGCCGTGATCGCCCCATACTGCTTTGCCAAATAATAATCGCCTTCGAATCGGCTGTTACGGGTGTTATGCGCCGGAACCGTATTTTTTGCATTGGTTAATAAAATAATGATAAGATGTTCGACGGGATCGATAATGGTAAGTGTTCCCGTCCAGCCGGTATGCCCGAAGGTTCCGGCAGAGGCAAGGGGAGAAAAAGCCCAAGTATATTCCTGCGCTCCCTGCCGCCGCCACCCGAACCCGATGCTTGAAACAAGCGCCTGTTGCGCCGTAAAATATCCTGCAACGGACGGATCAAAAAAACGCTTGACACCATATCCGCCCTTATTCAGCATTACTTGAGCAAGTACTGCAATACTTTCCGCATTTGCAAACAGCCCTGCATGCCCGCTAATCTCTTCCATCGCCGTATATGCTTCCGAATCGTGAACAGTTCCATGAATGAGTTCCGTTGTCTGCGCGCCATCAATAGCAGCTTGAGTGCGCGGTTTTGCACGGATTTCCGTTGCAGCAATCTCATCGAGTGTAAAACCCTGCCGGAGTGGTGTAAAGCAAATCCTATCCAAACCAAGCGGGCGATAAAAATTGTCGGCAACATATTCCGCAACGCCTATTCCTGTTACCTTTTCGATAATATAGGTGAGCAGCATATAATTGATATCGGAATAGAGCACCGTTTGCCGCGGCAGATACACCAACGGAGTTTCCATAATCAAGTCAAAGGTATGTTCGCGGTAGCTTTTTTCTGAAACATTTTTAAGTTTCTTAATTTTCTGCGAATACGCCCTTCCGACGGGAAGCCCCGATTGATGAGTAAGAAGATCAAAGATTGTAATATCGGCTTTGCCTTTTATTTTACTTTTCTTAGCATCAACAAATTGCGGAAAAAAATGGTGAACGGTATCGGTGAGCGCAAGGCGTCGTTCGGAAATCAGTTTTTGA from Treponema vincentii harbors:
- the rpsU gene encoding 30S ribosomal protein S21; this encodes MASIVIDDSENLEKAIKRFKRQVEKEGIIREWKKREYYEKPSTILNRKKKALQRKLMKKNRKSYDSKSY
- a CDS encoding MBL fold metallo-hydrolase — translated: MEYSIEKFETGYLMVNTWVFPLSEKSVAVIDPGGLSPELSQYLDKLHPTHLEIMLTHGHFDHVGGLPALVRKYPDYRLWIHEKDAAYLGTTGTETHFKSFAPLHVQKLIEPLEKHPLPDPTDFYKEGDNVNGFTVLYTPGHTQGSICLWSKEAGILFSGDTLFYGSRGRTDLLGGNEMQICQSLKRLFTELPGSTQVYPGHGSNTTIEFEKKYQGAYI
- the pbp4b gene encoding penicillin binding protein PBP4B, with the translated sequence MKPSRFSLRLFLWPFAVSVVISYFLLSLLGCASASARKHDSVLPTDDAGMIEAVFSADTQMQAEQTFPIPMKEYDDSILPNNYLAFTAYKGQAYIYFWAQGLASFDLYINNQKVPTQSICTGKPMCFDASPYIQNGRNMLYIAALTPAGNGMAQEQPSLQVKIPYPVILPLSNSQEALKKQQKDAPYSAETLEIVDQLLTAETEAGFPGAQLVIIKDGKMIKNSAYGAISRVDSAGNTLDEVIPVTEKTLFDLASNTKMYAVNFAIQKLISERRLALTDTVHHFFPQFVDAKKSKIKGKADITIFDLLTHQSGLPVGRAYSQKIKKLKNVSEKSYREHTFDLIMETPLVYLPRQTVLYSDINYMLLTYIIEKVTGIGVAEYVADNFYRPLGLDRICFTPLRQGFTLDEIAATEIRAKPRTQAAIDGAQTTELIHGTVHDSEAYTAMEEISGHAGLFANAESIAVLAQVMLNKGGYGVKRFFDPSVAGYFTAQQALVSSIGFGWRRQGAQEYTWAFSPLASAGTFGHTGWTGTLTIIDPVEHLIIILLTNAKNTVPAHNTRNSRFEGDYYLAKQYGAITALIYEAFRQPTQAQLESMLIELAEKKYEMLQQISAFNNQGYINDLAAIMKIVKQRAQKSADLRAFLKTEKAAQILKVVDGRI